tagagaatCTTGCAAGCATGTGCTCAATCCATAGcacaggaaaacaacaacaacaacaacaacaacaacaacaacaacaacaacaacaacaacaaatcttctTATCCTACCTCACATTTGTCCCTAACCCATGCACACTGATTTCTTCCCCTTGGCTGACTGGCAAGGCTGAGTCAACCTTCTCAAAAGCTACAACTCCACATCTGAAAACCCAGGAAACCTCCTGTTTGGAGATAAGAGGTCCATTCTATATATTTCTACCCACTGGGCATCACATTGGAAGAGAGTGTGTACAGGGAGGGGCCAATGACTGCCTAGGTTCAAATACCTATTCTGCTCATTACATTGGGCAATCAGTCTACCCCAGACCTCCATTTTCCCTTCTGACTCCACAGATTATTTCTGGAACCACATAGAAATGAATTTGGAACAGTCCAGAACCTATAGTTGTGAGGCACCTGTCCATAAAGGCACTTCTACCTGTTCAAACAAAACTTTACTCCAGAGGGGACTCTGGGATTTGGGGTGGAACTCTGGTTAGGTATGCCTTGAGTACTGATCTAGGACTTTAAAGAACTGCAAAGACCTTCTTGGCCCAACATACACAGTGAACCTCAGGATCAGAGGATTCCTTGTCTGCAACATGGTGCAGCTGGTCTCTCCCAAGAGCTTACTCTTGACTAAATTGTTTCTCCCCAATTCACTTCAAGATGAGTGGATGCCTCAATCCTCCATCTCTAGGGGATCCTGTCCCTTAAGATATGGTGTCTTTCATATACCCATGGCTATATTAGGAGTATATACAGGAAGTGTGCCCATTTCCTCTTCTCCATGATACCCACATGAGAGCAATGGCTATCTCCAGAAGATGAAAGCCAGAGACTCTCAGATCCAAGACATTAGTCTCCACCTACTTGATCCACTAGCTTTCATTCTTTAGGTCCActgactgaaggaggctgagggtACTTCTTATACCCTCAATACACACTATTTGTACAATTTGTAGCTATAGCTACCCCTTGCTTATGCCATGGCCAGTTCACATGCCAGGCCTTAGAGAAGtactcagtattttttttttttttgacctggcTTTtggcaatttatttatttattttttttaaagatttatttatttattatatgtaagtacactgtagctgtcttcacacactccagaagagggcatcagatcttgttacagatggttgtgagccaccatgtggttgctgggatttgaactctggaccttcagaagaacagtcgggtgttcttacccactgagctatctcaccagccccgaagtACTCAGTATTAGTCCAATCAAGGCTCATAGCAGTGCCTGGCCATATGAGGAAGCCATATGGACTTGCCTCAGGCTACAAACTATAGAATACAGACACTGCTTCAGGAAGCTACTCCACTCATTTCTTCCTCACTTTTAAGGTCTGACTGTGTAGCTAGAGCTGGGATATGGGGATCCTTCCTTTACTAGTTCTCTGTCAGCTTTTCTCCCACTCAGCCAGCCCTTCCCATCTCCTTTTCAATATTTGGGTCCAGGTTGGAGCACTTCACCTTTTACTAGTTCCCTAGTCCTGCCAACTGATACTGTTCTTCATCCTCAGGTAGCATTTGCCAGGGCACAGATGTGGGTGCCTCATTTTACCTCTGGTCATCAGCTCATTCTGTCTGCTGCTGGGTCACCAGGTGTTGCTGACCCATGCTCAGGATCTGGGCCTATAGAAATTAGGAGGAGTCTTCCAGGTCATCCATAGTCGAGGTCACCATGGGTCTTAGGGATTGGACAGGAGAGAGGAGACCCAGCTGGAGCAGGACTCAGTTCTAAGCCAGGGTAGCCTTTGAAGAGCAGAGGGGGAGTGCCAGGGCCTCAGCATGAACAGCCGCAAGCTGGCAGGGCTGAGGGACTCTGCTCTGTTGTCCACAAACACAGATGGACTGGGAAAGCCAGAGGGAGGTCCTGGTGGAATGTGGCTCATCACTAGCAGCAGGATTCTAAAGGCTTCGCAGGACTGCAAGGGATGAGGCCTCATGGAAACATGAGAGTCTGTGGACCTCTAGGTTGGGCAGCTTTAAGACATACGTCTGTTGTTGGCAAATTGGTAAAGAATCCATCATTAGTCTACAGGTGAGAGCCATACATGGCCTTTGGGACTTGGCTGGCACAGCCAACCAGAGTCGGTGACCTTAGCCCAGAGGTCAGATAACTGGATCTACTCACTTTGAGCATATGGATGAAGCACTGAGTGGGTGATGCATCACCATGACAACTTTCAGTCTGAGGATCCCAGGCCTAGGCCCTTCTTGGAGAGAGAGGCATGCTGGCAATCCTAGGCCCAGCCTAGGCCCAGATTCAAGGGTCTGACGCAGGGGTCTGCAGATCAGGCACGGGATTCTGACTACCTGCAGCAGAAGGGTGTTATAGGTGAGGTGTTTGTACCAAGGTGGTGGTGGGAGACAGGATACCTGGGAGCCAGGCAGTGAGCCAGTGACTCCAAGGGGGCTGGCTCAAAGCCACTGGGTAACTTGGCGCCAGCACAGCACGGCTGGACCACACAGGGCCACCTCCACAGCTTCACTTTCGAAGGAATCCGCCTTGCTGTTCTGTGGCCCAGCCAGAAACAATAGttggaggggggaagagaaaagagacacGGCATCCAGACTGTTCTTCAGCTCGACTACCCCTGGCCACACCACCCCCAACATTCTTTTCAAAAATGACCTTCCCTTCTCAGCGCTGAGCGGAAGGTAGACATGGGAAAGAGCTGACCTTGTCCCAGATGGACTCTGCGTGAAGCATCCTGCACCCTGGGGTCCCTGTAGCCCCTACTTCATGTGAAAACTAGAGTTTTGTCTTCCAGCCTGTGTGCCTAAGAACACTCCAAGCAAAGGAAGGGATTACTGGATCTTCTGGCTCCCAGTCTCTGTGTCCACTAGGGCTCTGGGAACCACAAAGGTCCCAGCTGGAAATAGACAGTCTGCTCCCCTGGCCTGTTTGCTTAGCCATCGTGTGAGGTGTTGCATGGATTACCTCCTACACTCTCCTCTAGGCAGCTGTAATTCTAGACAGGTAGAAGATGACTCTAACCTGAGACATTCTAGGAATGGTGCAGACACCTGGATATTTATTTGTTCCTCCTCCATGGGAATCTAGGAAACCTAAACCCCAAAGGTGCACATCCAGTCTTTCCTTCCCAaacctcatactctccacaatTTAGAGCAGTCAGCGTCTTGGGAAGCTTCTTTGTTCCTGTGACTGCAGAGGAGCAAAGGGAGACACTATGCAGCCTCTAGAAGGATCTACTATGATAAGCCAGCCCTTCAGACTTGTTGTAGTACTTCAAAAGCAAGGTTTTGGTGACCTCTGCTGGACGCTTCCATGACTAACCATTTCTGGCTATGGTATCTAGATTTCAAATGTCTACTCCAAAACAGTAGTTATCTGCACGGAGGGACACCCAATCTGAGTTTGTGGGAAGGCTCCTCAGGGGTCTCCATCATTCACATCTAGGCTAGAAAGCCACCAACTAGTGCTTGAGGCTGCCTAGTGACAACTTTTCTGGGTGGGTTGACTTAAGAGCTATCTGGTTCCTACTCCTTGGTTCAGAACCTTGCTGGGTATAAGGATCTCAAAGGGTAAAAAATGGACCTCAGCATCCCTGACCCTACCTCTCATATCACTCAGGGCCTGTTCAGCCTGAGAGAACATGAGtacagtaaatatttattgataatGTAAGAAAGCAAATAAGGTCCCTGGGGCTAGGCTGAGGTGTCAGCTCATTTGGACCCGGAGACAATGTAATCTAGGGGAGCCAACCTCTAGGCAGCTACATTGGAAGACCATATTAGGTGTTGGGTAATCTATACTGTGAGTAGCATAGCACTGAGCATAGCAGAAGAGTGGCTTCCCTGGCTCCAGGCCTCAATCTCCCCATGTGTAGTATTAGTATGAGTCTCTCCATCCCATATATATGGAGCTGAACTGCTTCATCAATCCAGGCAAGAGGTATATTGGCTATCCTTAGTAATACCCTGGCCTTCCAGATGGTAGGCAGAGGCAATGAGGTCCCCATAAGACACAGCTAAATCTCAAATACCAAAGCAACAACACAGCTAGCTGGGTAAACATGGTTATCACTGCAGACCCCATGGACAAGGGGAGCTCCTGTGCTGCAGGGCTGCGCTGAAGGGCCTCAGCAAGGTCAGCAGGAGTGCCTGAGCCAGGTCAAGGACTGACCTACATGGGGTGACCTAGGGCTTAAAGGAACATCTGAAGTCCTCTGCTGGGATGTCTGGGGTTAGCACCCAGGGTGATGCTGATCAAAGACTGAATCCGGTTTGACCTCTGCTCCCTGGGCACTGGTTCAGTTTGAGTGGCTTCTTCTTGTCCACTCTTGGAGGGATTGAGAGACAGCACATGTCCATCTCTAGTATTCTGCTTCCTCTCCTCAAGGCCAGTAGGAAGTAGAGCTCTAAACTAGAGTTTCAGAATGCCTCAGGAAGGCATGGGGCATGTGCCTCAGCCTGCACAGGTTGGTTCTGGGGCAACCTGCCTCTCCCTTGAGGTCGGAGTCAAAGGCTGCAGGAGTGAAGCCATAGATAGGAATCTGGATATCTGGACCATATTTCTGTTTCTAGAACCCCATAGCACTAGTCCACCACATTTCCTGAAAAGCTTGACTCGCCCCACAAGGCCCAAGGACCCAAAGATTTTTGTTCCCTTTACCCGTGACTCATATGCCCTCCAGAAAGTTTGTGGCACTTGAACAGTAGGGTACCCTATCTGCTACCCTACCCAAGACCCTGGGGAGTTCCATAGAATGACCCCAggctcctccttctttcttcttttgggtcCAGTgtctatccatccactcatccattatGTTCATTTCTGGCCTTCCTTTTTCAGGGGGATGGCTGGCTATGGCCTTGTGACATTTCTCTAGGTGGGGCTGTGGTATTGTCACAgagagggggtgaccaggaaggGTTCTTAGCACTGCTGGAGGAGGCTTCCCAGCCAACAAGTACCAGCAAGGAGGCCTATGTCTAGTTCAGAGACTTGCCACCCTGGTTCTGGGTGGAGCTTTGAGGAACAGATGGGTTTGGCTTGGGTGGCAGGCAGGTTGGCCAGCCCTTGTGGCAACCAGGATCACCCTAGGCCCCTAAGCTCTCATCTGCCGGACAGGTGGCACCCAACTGGGCTCAGAGTGTGAAAGAGAGGCACTCTGTTGAGATTTCCCAAAGATCTAGCTGTTTTGTGGCTTTTCTTTAGAACTGAGAATATTTCTAGGGGACTACCAAGCAGTTAGGTTCAAGGAACCTATCTAGCTGGAAGGAGGGGCTGAGAAGTGGTAGGAGGCCCCAACCCTAGGTCTTCCTCATGGCCACCTTGCTTAGAACTCACAACTGGTCATTTTTGAGAAGTGGAGTTCTGGCTCATGCCCAGGGCTTATGGGATCCCTTCAGTACGTCATCCTACCCATGTGGGATGCCTGTCTTCTTCTGAGCACTAAGAGTCACTTGGATAGTCTGAGAGCAGCTGGGGCTATTCTCTGTCCTCCCAGAGCTGGGATAATCTCTTTGAAAATGCCTTCCATGGCCTTCCAGCTCAAGGTCCCAAGCCTCTCTTTCTACCCATTCAGGGAGTCCTTCTAAAATAGCTATGgaaaaagaactcaggaaggctAGATGGGAACTGTTGTTGGAATATTTTGGTCCTCTTTCTTATAAAAGTTCTCTGGGGCCCTTGAGGATCCAAGGCTATAGAGCAATAAATTATCAGCTCCTAGCTGCCATCACCCATGCCTTCCAAAGACCTCTAGCTCTTCTCTATCCAGCTAGAAGCATCAGGGGTGGGGGTCATGATCCTCCCGGACAACTCAGGGTGGGGGTTATGGGCTACCTGACGGTATTGGTTATCTTGGGGAAAGGAACTGTCTATGTTCCAGGTTTGGTCTAACAGGTACCTGTGGGAGGTGCCCAGGGAGCCAGGAGAAAACTGGGGATGCAGAGGGAACCAAAGAAGTCTTGGGTAGATCTTTTAGGGGCTATTGTGgctaggcagatagatagattaaGCTGTGGCTACCCTACCAGCCCCACTCATGTCTCCTGGtcccacatatgcacatgcacatacacacacaacttgtGCTCATTCAAAGGTTTTATTCATTGCAGAGGGGTAGGCTGGGTAGTGGTGGGTCTAGTTGCAGTAGTTCTCCAGCTGGTAGAGGGAGCAGATGCTGGTGCAGCACTGATCTACAATGCCACGCTTCTGCTGGGCCACCTCCAGTGCCAAGGTCTGAAGGTCACCTGCTCCCGGGCCTCCACCCAGCTCCAGTTGTGCCACTGCCAGGGAGGTTGTGTCAGAGCAGGCCAGGGCATCAGCAGCACAGAAGCAAAGACACATAGGAAAATCCAGTCAGGAGTAGCTGAGCAACCTCCTACTACCCCAGGTTTTCTCGCCCCTTAACCCCTGCAGGTGGCAGGGGTTGCATGCCTGTGGGACAAGTCACTGGTCATGGATGGACACATGGGCCTCTAAAGCCTACTCATCTTCAGTCAGTGCAGTGCTCTATGAGGGCCCTAAATAGGTACCTATCCTGGGATCTAGTCACATGTCCCAAGTTACTACCACCAAGGACCCCTTAAGGCAGGATTCTTACTCATTCCTGGCAGCTGCCATGTTTACATATGTCTAGCTTCCCCCAGAAACGTGTCCCCACTCCCTGGTTATCCCGAGACCCTCCACACCTAGGACACAATTTACAATGTCCCAAGTGTGAAGAAAACCAGGGTAGTTAGCACTGGGGACAGAATTCAGTGGCAGAACTCACCTTGTGGGTCCTCCACTTCACGGCGGGACATGGGTGTGTAGAAGAAGCCACGCTCCCCACACACCAGGTAGAGAGCCTCCACCAGGTGGGAACCACAAAGGTGCTGCTTGACAAAAGCCTGGGTGGGGTGGGACTCCCAGAGGAAGAGCAGGGCCAGCAGGGGCAGGAAGCGCATCCACAGGGCCATGTTGAAACAATAACCTGGAAGATAGGCTGGGTTGAGGATAGCAAAAGTTTCACGTAAGAGAGGAGGCTATATCCTACCTCAAGTCCCTGAGGTCTTAGCTGGGGAGCCAGGCCCACTGAGAAGAGTACCTTCCTGCTTGCTGATGGTTTTTGATTGTAGCGGATCACTTAGGGCTGGTGGTTACTGGGTCCCCACTACCTTTATAGACCAAAGCACCTCCTCTCTGCCCCCTGGACTTTGCTGTTTGACCCATTAAGGGCTCCAGGTGGGGTAGGTCAGCAGATGGCCAGAGGGGCTGAAGCTGCAGTTTCCAAACACTTCCCTGGTGCTAGGTCTGCAGAAAGCGCTCATTGGACGTCAACACCTCTACTTAGTCCTAGGGTAATTAGAGTCTTAACAAGGGGCCCTGATGGCCTGATGAACCAGTTCACAGCAGGGGACATTGTTCCAGAGTGGGTGATGCT
This Mus musculus strain C57BL/6J chromosome 7, GRCm38.p6 C57BL/6J DNA region includes the following protein-coding sequences:
- the Ins2 gene encoding insulin-2 preproprotein, with product MALWMRFLPLLALLFLWESHPTQAFVKQHLCGSHLVEALYLVCGERGFFYTPMSRREVEDPQVAQLELGGGPGAGDLQTLALEVAQQKRGIVDQCCTSICSLYQLENYCN